The Daphnia carinata strain CSIRO-1 chromosome 2, CSIRO_AGI_Dcar_HiC_V3, whole genome shotgun sequence genome has a segment encoding these proteins:
- the LOC130687001 gene encoding uncharacterized protein LOC130687001 — translation MTVQVYGAISSPTSCIFALNRTADDYRSQFPDVADSVRRNFYVENYLDSFDSEDMVIKRSRQMKSLLQLGGFNLTKWTSSSRTVIAVLREFGLASPTLDLDLEKLPVERTLGVMWDSERDDVQDTEATEQRDPHETSLSKHHL, via the coding sequence atgacgGTGCAGGTATATGGAGCCATCTCCTCCCcaacgagctgcatcttcgCCCTCAACAGGACGGCTGACGACTACCGCAGCCAGTTTCCAGACGTAGCCGATAGCGTTCGACGTAATTTCTACGTCGAAAATTATCTCGACTCCTTCGACTCCGAAGACATGGTCATCAAACGGTCCCGCCAAATGAAATCCCTTCTTCAGCTAGGGGGATTCAACTTGACCAAGTGGACGTCGTCATCCAGAACGGTGATAGCAGTGCTACGAGAATTCGGCCTCGCATCACCAACTCTAGatctggacttggagaaactTCCGGTCGAGAGAACGCTTggagtaatgtgggacagcgaACGAGATGACGTTCAAGATACGGAAGCCACCGAACAACGTGACCCTCACGAAACGAGCCTTTCTAAGCATCATCTCTAG
- the LOC132087766 gene encoding uncharacterized protein LOC132087766 — protein MSKTHVTPVKGLTISRLELQAAVEGLNIALTICRELGIELRQVTFHTDSQTVLQWIHSKTCRFEVFVNNRIGKILRNTGRRQWRHVAGDLNPADLCSRGIDPKDVELVYFHRGPSFLNLDPSEWYTWEEIAEPEERGVNVIRVLAVKTEDENHVIDRCVARFSSLLRLQRVLAWSKRFANNATAKLRDEKPIVGEDEMHRTRARIGLC, from the coding sequence ATGTCGAAAACGCACGTCACGCCGGTGAAAGGTCTCACGATTTCACGTTTGGAGCTACAAGCTGCCGTAGAAGGTCTCAACATCGCCCTCACGATTTGTCGTGAGCTGGGGATCGAATTACGGCAAGTGACCTTCCACACAGACTCGCAAACGGTGCTGCAGTGGATCCATTCAAAGACCTGCCGATTTGAAGTATTCGTTAACAACCGCATCGGAAAAATACTCCGAAACACGGgtcgtcgacaatggcgtcacGTTGCGGGAGACTTAAATCCAGCGGATCTCTGCAGCAGGGGTATCGACCCAAAGGACGTCGAATTGGTCTACTTCCATCGAGGACCTTCGTTCCTGAACCTAGACCCCTCAGAGTGGTACACTTGGGAAGAGATTGCGGAGCCAGAAGAACGAGGCGTAAATGTAATCCGCGTCTTGGCAGTCAAAACGGAAGACGAGAATCATGTCATCGACCGGTGCGTCGCACGTTTCTCCAGTCTGTTGAGACTTCAACGAGTGCTGGCCTGGAGTAAAAGATTTGCCAACAACGCTACAGCAAAACTACGTGATGAAAAACCAATTGTCGGAGAGGACGAAATGCATCGTACGCGCGCaagaattggcctttgctga